A DNA window from Canis lupus familiaris isolate Mischka breed German Shepherd chromosome 10, alternate assembly UU_Cfam_GSD_1.0, whole genome shotgun sequence contains the following coding sequences:
- the ANKRD52 gene encoding serine/threonine-protein phosphatase 6 regulatory ankyrin repeat subunit C isoform X1, producing the protein MGILSITDQPPLVQAIFSRDVEEVRSLLSQKENINVLDQERRTPLHAAAYVGDVPILQLLLMSGANVNAKDTLWLTPLHRAAASRNEKVLGLLLAHSADVNARDKLWQTPLHVAAANRATKCAEALAPLLSSLNVADRSGRSALHHAVHSGHLETVNLLLNKGASLNVCDKKERQPLHWAAFLGHLEVLKLLVARGADLGCKDRKGYGLLHTAAASGQIEVVKYLLRMGAEIDEPNAFGNTALHIACYLGQDAVAIELVNAGANVNQPNDKGFTPLHVAAVSTNGALCLELLVNNGADVNYQSKEGKSPLHMAAIHGRFTRSQILIQNGSEIDCADKFGNTPLHVAARYGHELLISTLMTNGADTARRGIHDMFPLHLAVLFGFSDCCRKLLSSGQLYSIVSSLSNEHVLSAGFDINTPDNLGRTCLHAAASGGNVECLNLLLSSGADLRRRDKFGRTPLHYAAANGSYQCAVTLVTAGAGVNEADCKGCSPLHYAAASDTYRRAEPHSSSSHDAEEDEPLKESRRKEAFFCLEFLLDNGADPSLRDRQGYTAVHYAAAYGNRQNLELLLEMSFNCLEDVESTIPVSPLHLAAYNGHCEALKTLAETLVNLDVRDHKGRTALFLATERGSTECVEVLTAHGASALIKERKRKWTPLHAAAASGHTDSLHLLIDSGERADITDVMDAYGQTPLMLAIMNGHVDCVHLLLEKGSTADAADLRGRTALHRGAVTGCEDCLAALLDHDAFVLCRDFKGRTPIHLASACGHTAVLRTLLQAALSTDPLDAGVDYSGYSPMHWASYTGHEDCLELLLEHSPFSYLEGNPFTPLHCAVINNQDSTTEMLLGALGAKIVNSRDAKGRTPLHAAAFADNISGLRMLLQHQAEVNATDHTGRTALMTAAENGQTAAVEFLLYRGKADLTVLDENKNTALHLACSKGHEKCALMILAETQDLGLINATNSALQMPLHIAARNGLASVVQALLSRGATVLAVDEEGHTPALACAPNKDVADCLALILSTMKPFPPKDAVSPFSFSLLKNCGIAAAKTVGGCGALPHGASCPYSQERHGAIGLDGCYSE; encoded by the exons ATGGGGATCCTCAGCATCACGGACCAG CCGCCCCTGGTCCAGGCCATCTTTAGCCGCGATGTGGAGGAAGTGCGTTCCCTGCTCTCGCAGAAGGAGAACATCAACGTGCTG GACCAAGAGAGGCGGACCCCATTGCATGCTGCTGCCTACGTAGGCGATGTCCCCATCCTCCAGTTGCTACTGATGTCAG GTGCTAATGTCAATGCTAAGGACACACTGTGGCTGACCCCTCTTCATCGTGCTGCTGCTTCCCGAAATGAG AAGGTGCTGGGACTGCTGCTGGCACATTCAGCAGATGTGAACGCCCGGGACAAGCTGTGGCAGACACCATTGCATGTGGCTGCCGCCAACCGGGCCACGAAGTGTGCTGAGGCTCTGGCACCCCTGTTGAGTAGCCTCAACGTGGCCGATAGGAGCGGGCGTAGTGCCCTGCACCATGCAGTGCATAGTGGGCATCTCGAG ACGGTGAACCTGCTCCTGAACAAGGGAGCCAGCCTGAACGTCTGTGACAAAAAGGAGCGGCAGCCTCTGCACTGGGCAGCTTTTTTAG gGCATTTGGAGGTCCTGAAACTGCTGGTGGCACGGGGAGCGGACCTCGGCTGCAAGGACCGCAAGGGCTATGGACTGCTCCACACAGCTGCTGCCAGCGGCCAGATTGAAGTGGTGAAGTACCTGCTCCGGATGGGGGCTGAG ATCGATGAGCCCAACGCTTTTGGAAACACAGCTTTGCACATCGCCTGCTACCTGGGCCAGGATGCTGTGGCCATTGAGCTGGTGAACGCAGGAGCCAATGTCAACCAGCCGAATGACAAGGGCTTCACGCCACTGCATGTGGCTGCAGTCTCCACCAATGGCGCTCTCTGCTTGGAGCTGTTGGTCAATAACGGGGCTGATGTCAACTACCAG agcaaagaaggaaagagtCCTCTGCACATGGCTGCCATCCATGGTCGTTTCACCCGCTCCCAGATCCTCATCCAGAATG GCAGCGAGATTGATTGTGCCGACAAATTTGGGAACACCCCACTGCACGTGGCTGCTCGCTACGGACACGAGCTGCTCATCAGCACCCTCATGACCAACGGCGCGGATACTGCCCG GCGCGGCATTCACGACATGTTCCCTCTGCACTTAGCTGTTCTCTTTGGATTCTCTGACTGTTGTCGTAAGCTTCTTTCCTCAG GTCAGCTGTACAGCATTGTGTCTTCACTCAGCAACGAGCACGTGCTTTCAGCCGGGTTTGACATCAATACGCCTGACAACCTTGGCCGCACCTGTCTTCATGCTGCTGCTTCTGGAGG GAATGTTGAATGTCTTAATTTGCTGTTGAGCAGTGGAGCTGACTTGAGGAGAAGAGACAAATTCGGAAG GACCCCACTGCACTATGCAGCCGCCAATGGCAGCTACCAGTGTGCAGTCACATTGGTGACGGCTGGCGCAGGTGTCAATGAGGCCGACTGTAAAGGCTGCTCTCCCCTCCATTACGCTGCTGCCTCTGACACCTACAGGAG AGCGGAGCCCCACTCATCTTCCAGCCACGATGCTGAAGAGGACGAGCCACTGAAGGAGTCCCGCAGGAAAGAGGCCTTCTT CTGTCTGGAGTTCTTACTGGATAACGGTGCAGACCCCTCCCTGCGGGACAGGCAGGGCTACACAGCCGTGCACTATGCAGCCGCCTACGGCAACAGACAGAACCTCGAGCTG CTCTTAGAAATGTCCTTTAACTGCCTGGAGGATGTGGAGAGCACCATTCCAGTCAGCCCTTTGCACTTAGCT GCCTACAACGGTCACTGTGAAGCCCTGAAGACACTGGCTGAGACGCTGGTGAACCTGGATGTAAGGGACCACAAAGGCCGGACCGCGCTCTTCCTGGCCACTGAGCGAGGCTCTACTGAGTGTGTGGAGGTGCTTACGGCCCACGGCGCCTCCGCACTCATCAAGGAGCGCAAACGCAAGTGGACGCCCCTGCACGCTGCTG CCGCCTCTGGCCACACTGATTCCCTGCACTTGCTGATCGACAGTGGGGAACGAGCTGACATCACAGATGTCATGGATGCCTATGGACA AACCCCACTGATGCTGGCCATCATGAATGGCCACGTGGATTGTGTCCATCTGCTGCTAGAGAAAGGATCCACAGCTGATGCTGCTGACCTCCGGGGCCGCACCGCCCTCCACCGTGGG GCAGTGACTGGCTGTGAGGACTGCCTGGCTGCCCTGCTGGACCACGACGCATTTGTGCTGTGCCGAGACTTCAAGGGCCGCACCCCCATTCACCTGGCCTCAGCCTGTGGCCACACTGCAGTGCTGCGGACCCTGCTGCAGGCTGCTCTTTCCACAGACCCCCTGGATGCTGGCGTGGATTACAGTGGATATTCGCCCATGCACTGGGCCTCCTACACTG GACATGAAGATTGTCTGGAGTTGTTACTTGAACACAGCCCGTTTTCATACCTGGAGGGAAACCCCTTCACTCCTTTGCACTGTGCAGT AATTAATAACCAGGACAGCACCACAGAGATGCTGCTGGGAGCTCTGGGTGCCAAGATTGTGAACAGCCGAGATGCCAAAGGACG GACCCCTCTTCACGCCGCTGCCTTCGCGGACAATATATCTGGGCTCCGGATGCTACTGCAGCATCAAGCCGAGGTGAACGCCACTGACCACACTGGCCGCACTGCGCTCATGACGGCGGCCGAGAACGGCCAGACCGCTGCTGTGG AATTTCTGCTGTATCGAGGGAAGGCAGACCTTACTGTGCTGGATGAGAACAAGAACACTGCCCTCCACTTGGCTTGTAGCAAG GGCCATGAGAAATGTGCCCTCATGATCCTGGCAGAAACCCAAGACCTTGGCCTTATCAATGCTACCAACAGTGCGCTGCAGAT gCCACTCCACATTGCTGCCCGGAACGGTCTAGCTTCTGTGGTACAGGCCCTCCTGAGTCGTGGGGCCACAGTGCTGGCTGTGGATGAAGAAG GTCACACCCCAGCGCTGGCCTGCGCCCCCAACAAAGATGTGGCCGACTGCCTGGCCTTGATCCTCTCCACCATGAAGCCTTTCCCACCCAAGGACGCTGTCAGTCCTTTCAGCTTCAGCCTGCTCAAGAACTGCGGCATCGCAGCAGCCAAGACGGTGGGTGGCTGCGGCGCCCTGCCCCATGGGGCCTCTTGCCCCTACAGCCAGGAGCGGCACGGCGCCATCGGGTTAGACGGCTGCTACTCGGAGTAG
- the ANKRD52 gene encoding serine/threonine-protein phosphatase 6 regulatory ankyrin repeat subunit C isoform X2: MGILSITDQPPLVQAIFSRDVEEVRSLLSQKENINVLDQERRTPLHAAAYVGDVPILQLLLMSGANVNAKDTLWLTPLHRAAASRNEKVLGLLLAHSADVNARDKLWQTPLHVAAANRATKCAEALAPLLSSLNVADRSGRSALHHAVHSGHLETVNLLLNKGASLNVCDKKERQPLHWAAFLGHLEVLKLLVARGADLGCKDRKGYGLLHTAAASGQIEVIDEPNAFGNTALHIACYLGQDAVAIELVNAGANVNQPNDKGFTPLHVAAVSTNGALCLELLVNNGADVNYQSKEGKSPLHMAAIHGRFTRSQILIQNGSEIDCADKFGNTPLHVAARYGHELLISTLMTNGADTARRGIHDMFPLHLAVLFGFSDCCRKLLSSGQLYSIVSSLSNEHVLSAGFDINTPDNLGRTCLHAAASGGNVECLNLLLSSGADLRRRDKFGRTPLHYAAANGSYQCAVTLVTAGAGVNEADCKGCSPLHYAAASDTYRRAEPHSSSSHDAEEDEPLKESRRKEAFFCLEFLLDNGADPSLRDRQGYTAVHYAAAYGNRQNLELLLEMSFNCLEDVESTIPVSPLHLAAYNGHCEALKTLAETLVNLDVRDHKGRTALFLATERGSTECVEVLTAHGASALIKERKRKWTPLHAAAASGHTDSLHLLIDSGERADITDVMDAYGQTPLMLAIMNGHVDCVHLLLEKGSTADAADLRGRTALHRGAVTGCEDCLAALLDHDAFVLCRDFKGRTPIHLASACGHTAVLRTLLQAALSTDPLDAGVDYSGYSPMHWASYTGHEDCLELLLEHSPFSYLEGNPFTPLHCAVINNQDSTTEMLLGALGAKIVNSRDAKGRTPLHAAAFADNISGLRMLLQHQAEVNATDHTGRTALMTAAENGQTAAVEFLLYRGKADLTVLDENKNTALHLACSKGHEKCALMILAETQDLGLINATNSALQMPLHIAARNGLASVVQALLSRGATVLAVDEEGHTPALACAPNKDVADCLALILSTMKPFPPKDAVSPFSFSLLKNCGIAAAKTVGGCGALPHGASCPYSQERHGAIGLDGCYSE; the protein is encoded by the exons ATGGGGATCCTCAGCATCACGGACCAG CCGCCCCTGGTCCAGGCCATCTTTAGCCGCGATGTGGAGGAAGTGCGTTCCCTGCTCTCGCAGAAGGAGAACATCAACGTGCTG GACCAAGAGAGGCGGACCCCATTGCATGCTGCTGCCTACGTAGGCGATGTCCCCATCCTCCAGTTGCTACTGATGTCAG GTGCTAATGTCAATGCTAAGGACACACTGTGGCTGACCCCTCTTCATCGTGCTGCTGCTTCCCGAAATGAG AAGGTGCTGGGACTGCTGCTGGCACATTCAGCAGATGTGAACGCCCGGGACAAGCTGTGGCAGACACCATTGCATGTGGCTGCCGCCAACCGGGCCACGAAGTGTGCTGAGGCTCTGGCACCCCTGTTGAGTAGCCTCAACGTGGCCGATAGGAGCGGGCGTAGTGCCCTGCACCATGCAGTGCATAGTGGGCATCTCGAG ACGGTGAACCTGCTCCTGAACAAGGGAGCCAGCCTGAACGTCTGTGACAAAAAGGAGCGGCAGCCTCTGCACTGGGCAGCTTTTTTAG gGCATTTGGAGGTCCTGAAACTGCTGGTGGCACGGGGAGCGGACCTCGGCTGCAAGGACCGCAAGGGCTATGGACTGCTCCACACAGCTGCTGCCAGCGGCCAGATTGAAGTG ATCGATGAGCCCAACGCTTTTGGAAACACAGCTTTGCACATCGCCTGCTACCTGGGCCAGGATGCTGTGGCCATTGAGCTGGTGAACGCAGGAGCCAATGTCAACCAGCCGAATGACAAGGGCTTCACGCCACTGCATGTGGCTGCAGTCTCCACCAATGGCGCTCTCTGCTTGGAGCTGTTGGTCAATAACGGGGCTGATGTCAACTACCAG agcaaagaaggaaagagtCCTCTGCACATGGCTGCCATCCATGGTCGTTTCACCCGCTCCCAGATCCTCATCCAGAATG GCAGCGAGATTGATTGTGCCGACAAATTTGGGAACACCCCACTGCACGTGGCTGCTCGCTACGGACACGAGCTGCTCATCAGCACCCTCATGACCAACGGCGCGGATACTGCCCG GCGCGGCATTCACGACATGTTCCCTCTGCACTTAGCTGTTCTCTTTGGATTCTCTGACTGTTGTCGTAAGCTTCTTTCCTCAG GTCAGCTGTACAGCATTGTGTCTTCACTCAGCAACGAGCACGTGCTTTCAGCCGGGTTTGACATCAATACGCCTGACAACCTTGGCCGCACCTGTCTTCATGCTGCTGCTTCTGGAGG GAATGTTGAATGTCTTAATTTGCTGTTGAGCAGTGGAGCTGACTTGAGGAGAAGAGACAAATTCGGAAG GACCCCACTGCACTATGCAGCCGCCAATGGCAGCTACCAGTGTGCAGTCACATTGGTGACGGCTGGCGCAGGTGTCAATGAGGCCGACTGTAAAGGCTGCTCTCCCCTCCATTACGCTGCTGCCTCTGACACCTACAGGAG AGCGGAGCCCCACTCATCTTCCAGCCACGATGCTGAAGAGGACGAGCCACTGAAGGAGTCCCGCAGGAAAGAGGCCTTCTT CTGTCTGGAGTTCTTACTGGATAACGGTGCAGACCCCTCCCTGCGGGACAGGCAGGGCTACACAGCCGTGCACTATGCAGCCGCCTACGGCAACAGACAGAACCTCGAGCTG CTCTTAGAAATGTCCTTTAACTGCCTGGAGGATGTGGAGAGCACCATTCCAGTCAGCCCTTTGCACTTAGCT GCCTACAACGGTCACTGTGAAGCCCTGAAGACACTGGCTGAGACGCTGGTGAACCTGGATGTAAGGGACCACAAAGGCCGGACCGCGCTCTTCCTGGCCACTGAGCGAGGCTCTACTGAGTGTGTGGAGGTGCTTACGGCCCACGGCGCCTCCGCACTCATCAAGGAGCGCAAACGCAAGTGGACGCCCCTGCACGCTGCTG CCGCCTCTGGCCACACTGATTCCCTGCACTTGCTGATCGACAGTGGGGAACGAGCTGACATCACAGATGTCATGGATGCCTATGGACA AACCCCACTGATGCTGGCCATCATGAATGGCCACGTGGATTGTGTCCATCTGCTGCTAGAGAAAGGATCCACAGCTGATGCTGCTGACCTCCGGGGCCGCACCGCCCTCCACCGTGGG GCAGTGACTGGCTGTGAGGACTGCCTGGCTGCCCTGCTGGACCACGACGCATTTGTGCTGTGCCGAGACTTCAAGGGCCGCACCCCCATTCACCTGGCCTCAGCCTGTGGCCACACTGCAGTGCTGCGGACCCTGCTGCAGGCTGCTCTTTCCACAGACCCCCTGGATGCTGGCGTGGATTACAGTGGATATTCGCCCATGCACTGGGCCTCCTACACTG GACATGAAGATTGTCTGGAGTTGTTACTTGAACACAGCCCGTTTTCATACCTGGAGGGAAACCCCTTCACTCCTTTGCACTGTGCAGT AATTAATAACCAGGACAGCACCACAGAGATGCTGCTGGGAGCTCTGGGTGCCAAGATTGTGAACAGCCGAGATGCCAAAGGACG GACCCCTCTTCACGCCGCTGCCTTCGCGGACAATATATCTGGGCTCCGGATGCTACTGCAGCATCAAGCCGAGGTGAACGCCACTGACCACACTGGCCGCACTGCGCTCATGACGGCGGCCGAGAACGGCCAGACCGCTGCTGTGG AATTTCTGCTGTATCGAGGGAAGGCAGACCTTACTGTGCTGGATGAGAACAAGAACACTGCCCTCCACTTGGCTTGTAGCAAG GGCCATGAGAAATGTGCCCTCATGATCCTGGCAGAAACCCAAGACCTTGGCCTTATCAATGCTACCAACAGTGCGCTGCAGAT gCCACTCCACATTGCTGCCCGGAACGGTCTAGCTTCTGTGGTACAGGCCCTCCTGAGTCGTGGGGCCACAGTGCTGGCTGTGGATGAAGAAG GTCACACCCCAGCGCTGGCCTGCGCCCCCAACAAAGATGTGGCCGACTGCCTGGCCTTGATCCTCTCCACCATGAAGCCTTTCCCACCCAAGGACGCTGTCAGTCCTTTCAGCTTCAGCCTGCTCAAGAACTGCGGCATCGCAGCAGCCAAGACGGTGGGTGGCTGCGGCGCCCTGCCCCATGGGGCCTCTTGCCCCTACAGCCAGGAGCGGCACGGCGCCATCGGGTTAGACGGCTGCTACTCGGAGTAG
- the SLC39A5 gene encoding zinc transporter ZIP5 — translation MGPPMSHLLAGLCVGVTLGLVGGSAPNLGPAEQEQNHYLAQLFGLYGENGTLTAGGLARLLHSLGLGRVQALRLGHHGPPAGRAAPPAGDNYTHRSQDPELSVDVWAGLPLGPSGWSDPEEPKGPASPHGPAPSGLDLFHRLLLLDHSLADHLNEDCLNGSQLLVNFGLSPAAPLTPHQFALLCPALLYQIDSRVCIQAPGPTPPGDLLSALIHSALAVLLLSLPAPLSLLLLRLLGARLLRPLLGFLGALAVGTLCGDALLHLLPHARGGQHAGLNGHPEEDLGPGLSVLGGLFLLFMLENMLGLLRGRGLGPGCCRRQRKELGAPGPDPEDGGTGLQPLQAAPEPAAQGRGEQAGRAARPGHQGHSHGPRGGAGANITWMVLLGDALHNLTDGLAIGAAFSDGFSSGLSTTVAVFCHELPHELGDFAVLLRAGLPFRRLLLLSLVSGALGLGGAALGVGLSLGPVPLTPWVFGVTAGVFLYVALVDMLPALLRPPEPLPTLDVLLQGLGLLLGGGLMLTIALLEEQLWPLVSDG, via the exons ATGGGGCCCCCAATGAGTCACCTGCTAGCTGGCCTGTGTGTGGGGGTGACCTTGGGCTTGGTAGGGGGCTCAGCCCCCAACCTgggccccgctgagcaggagcaGAACCACTACCTGGCCCAGCTGTTTGGCCTATATGGGGAGAACGGGACGCTGACGGCAGGGGGCCTGGCGCGGCTTCTCCACAGCCTGGGGCTAGGCCGAGTACAGGCGCTCCGCCTGGGACACCACGGACCTCCAGCTGGCCGGGCTGCACCCCCAGCTGGAGACAATTACACGCACAG atcacaggaccctgagctgaGTGTGGATGTCTGGGCTGGGCTGCCTCTGGGTCCCTCAGGGTGGAGTGACCCAGAGGAGCCGAAAGGCCCAGCATCACCCCATGGGCCAGCCCCTTCGGGCCTGGACCTCTTTCACAGGCTTCTGTTGCTGGACCATTCCTTGGCTGACCATCTGAATGAGGAT TGTCTGAACGGCTCCCAGCTGCTTGTCAATTTTGGCCTGAGCCCCGCTGCTCCTCTGACCCCTCATCAGTTTGCTCTGCTGTGCCCGGCCCTGCTTTATCAGATCGACAGTCGTGTCTGCATCCAGGCCCCTGGCCCAACGCCCCCTGGGGACCTTCTGTCCG CCCTGATTCACAGTGCCCTGGCGGTCCTGCTGCTCAGCCTCCCGGctcccctgtccctgctcctgcTGCGGCTCCTGGGAGCACGCCTCCTGCGGCCCCTGCTGGGCTTCCTGGGGGCCCTGGCCGTGGGCACTCTTTGTGGGGATGcgctgctgcacctgctgcctcac GCCCGAGGAGGACAGCACGCCGGGCTTAATGGGCACCCAGAGGAGGACCTGGGACCGGGACTGTCCGTGCTTGGAGGCCTCTTCCTGCTCTTCATGCTGGAGAACATGCTGGGGCTCCTGCGGGGCCGAGGCCTCGGGCCA GGATGCTGCCGGCGGCAGAGGAAGGAGCTCGGCGCGCCCGGGCCGGACCCCGAGGATGGCGGGACGGGCCTTCAGCCCCTACAGGCGGCTCCGg AGCCGGCAGCCCAGGGCCGCGGGGAGCAGGCCGGCCGGGCCGCCCGCCCTGGCCACCAAGGCCACAGCCACGGGCCCCGGGGCGGCGCTGGCGCCAACATAACGTGGATGGTCCTCCTGGGAGACGCTCTGCACAACCTCACTGACGGGCTGGCCATAG GCGCCGCCTTCTCCGACGGCTTCTCCAGCGGCCTCAGCACCACCGTGGCCGTCTTCTGCCATGAGCTACCCCACGAGCTGG GTGACTTCGCCGTGCTGCTCCGGGCAGGGCTGCCCTTccggcggctgctgctgctgagccTGGTGTCTGGAGCCCTGGGGCTCGGGGGtgcagccctgggggtggggctcagtTTGGGCCCCGTCCCCCTCACTCCCTGGGTGTTCGGGGTCACGGCCGGGGTATTCCTCTATGTGGCCCTCGTGGACATG CTACCAGCCCTGCTTCGTCCTCCGGAGCCCCTCCCTACGCTCGACGTGCtgctgcaggggctggggctgctgctgggggGCGGCCTCATGCTCACCATAGCCCTGCTGGAGGAGCAGCTATGGCCCCTGGTCTCTGATGGCTGA
- the NABP2 gene encoding SOSS complex subunit B1 → MTTETFVKDIKPGLKNLNLIFIVLETGRVTKTKDGHEVRTCKVADKTGSINISVWDDVGNLIQPGDIIRLTKGYASVFKGCLTLYTGRGGDLQKIGEFCMVYSEVPNFSEPNPEYSAQQAPNKTVQNDSSPTAPQPATGPPAVSPASENQNGNGLSAPPGPGGGPHPPHVPSHPPSTRITRSQPNHTPAGPPGPSSNPVSNGKETRRSSKR, encoded by the exons ATGACGACGGAGACCTTCGTGAAGGATATCAAGCCCGGGCTCAAGAATCTGAACCTCATCTTCATTGTGCTGGAGACAG GCCGAGTGACCAAGACAAAGGACGGGCACGAGGTTCGGACCTGCAAAGTGGCAGACAAAACAGGCAGCATCAATATCTCTGTCTGGGACGACGTGGGCAACCTGATCCAGCCTGGAGACATTATTCGGCTCACCAAAGG GTACGCTTCAGTGTTCAAAGGCTGTCTCACACTATACACTGGACGTGGCGGTGACCTTCAGAAGATTGGAGA ATTCTGTATGGTTTATTCTGAGGTTCCTAACTTCAGTGAGCCAAACCCAGAGTACAGCGCCCAGCAGGCACCCAACAAGACG GTGCAGAACGACAGCAGCCCCACAGCTCCGCAGCCTGCCACAGGACCACCTGCCGTCTCTCCAG CCTCTGAGAACCAGAACGGGAATGGACTGAGTGCCCCACCAGGTCCTGGTGGTGGCCCACACCCACCTCACGTACCCTCGCACCCCCCCAGCACCCGAATTACCCGAAGCCAGCCCAACCACACACCTGCCggccctcctggcccctccagcaaccctgtcaGTAACGGCAAAGAAACCCGGAGGAGCAGCAAGAGATAG